ATGGCCGCAGAACTTCTTGAACTCCAGCTTTCCGGTCGTCTTCTTCTTGTTCTTGGTCGACGTGTAGTTCCGCCGCTTGCAGACCGAGCACTCGAACGTGATGTTGTCCCGCATGGATCGCCTCCGCTCAGGCCTGGATTTCGGTAACGGTGCCGGCGCCCACGGTGCGCCCGCCTTCGCGGATGGCGAAGCGCAGCCCCTTGTCCATCGCAATCGGGGTGATCAGCTCGATCGACAGCGACACGTTGTCGCCCGGCATCACCATCTCCACCCCTTCCGGCAGCGTC
Above is a window of Candidatus Polarisedimenticolia bacterium DNA encoding:
- the rpmG gene encoding 50S ribosomal protein L33; amino-acid sequence: MRDNITFECSVCKRRNYTSTKNKKKTTGKLEFKKFCGHCRSHTAHKETK
- the tuf gene encoding elongation factor Tu (EF-Tu; promotes GTP-dependent binding of aminoacyl-tRNA to the A-site of ribosomes during protein biosynthesis; when the tRNA anticodon matches the mRNA codon, GTP hydrolysis results; the inactive EF-Tu-GDP leaves the ribosome and release of GDP is promoted by elongation factor Ts; many prokaryotes have two copies of the gene encoding EF-Tu) — translated: TLPEGVEMVMPGDNVSLSIELITPIAMDKGLRFAIREGGRTVGAGTVTEIQA